In the Styela clava chromosome 8, kaStyClav1.hap1.2, whole genome shotgun sequence genome, one interval contains:
- the LOC120345943 gene encoding uncharacterized protein LOC120345943, which yields MPDDTNKQTGFVTRSPESRISDMWVSTDSDNFERDENHGDDGVTDALDMSIKLEQSRQTNVEMGGEIWMSSGASRVPFTKREKEFLCALIQKHVYTKVGEQCDMSNLGSFNQKNMSTFCRVPNAAWKAIETEFNAKENVRPRSVKQLRKCWENLKHRGNIDPAALYSGKKLFARTSMSGAFTLTAAGEEGNNEPAPSSSTAAPPSDQGSFVETSFNEEASSNQDHSIVQAIESFSPDVSPNSYNTDTNVPTNLNGVEENLFRLGGDHTTSVAAITSSSLAASQLIASFSRSLNTPSQFGSPAVRPASNRLQRITNVRTVRSLKPMHTQPPRRRLTPEHNREHLTGPRANSNFSMLNKTNSQRIHGMKMKLMSARIKEHEANIEKVNMQMQQAQARHDVTMRLLRTKAAWYDAHLRKLEKQLQDGDVSLVGEDDEEYLGDSFNELEMQYEED from the exons ATGCCCGATGACACAAACAAACAAACGGGCTTTGTGACACGTTCGCCTGAGTCGCGTATTAGCGATATGTGGGTTTCAACAGACTCCGATAACTTCGAACGAGATGAAAACCACGGGGATGACGGTGTTACTGATGCATTGGATATGTCAATAAAACTTGAACAATCCAGACAGACCAATGTGGAAATGGGTGGTGAAATTTGGATGTCATCTGGAGCGTCAAGAGTGCCGTTTACGAAGCGAGAGAAAGAATTCCTATGCGCTCTG ATCCAAAAGCATGTTTATACTAAAGTTGGGGAACAATGCGATATGTCAAATTTG GGATCTTTCAACCAAAAAAACATGTCAACGTTTTGTCGGGTTCCAAATGCGGCATGGAAAGCGATAGAAACGGAATTTAATGCCAAAGAAAAT GTGCGTCCAAGAAGCGTAAAGCAATTGAGAAAATGTTGGGAGAATCTCAAACACAGAGGCAATATCGACCCTGCTGCATTGTACAGCGGGAAGAAATTATTTG CCCGAACGTCTATGAGTGGTGCATTCACATTGACCGCTGCTGGCGAGGAAGGAAACAATGAACCGGCCCCATCGTCATCCACGGCAGCAC CACCATCTGATCAGGGATCTTTCGTTGAAACATCTTTTAATGAGGAAGCCTCTTCAAATCAAGACCATTCTATAGTTCAAGCTATTGAGTCCTTCTCACCAGACGTTTCACCAAATAGTTACAACACTGATACTAATGTCCCAACGAACCTAAACGGCGTTGAAGAAAACCTCTTTCGCCTTGGCGGCGATCACACTACAAGCGTAGCTGCGATAACCTCTTCATCTTTGGCTGCGTCGCAACTGATTGCATCTTTCTCGCGGTCATTAAACACTCCATCTCAATTTGGTAGTCCTGCAGTTCGACCAGCTTCCAATCGCCTGCAAAGGATCACAAACGTTAGAACCGTGAGATCCTTGAAGCCAATGCATACCCAACCTCCGCGGCGTCGATTAACTCCAGAACACAATCGAGAGCATTTGACTGGTCCGCGAGCCAATTCGAATTTCTCAATGTTGAACAAAACTAATAGTCAACGCATACATGGAATGAAAATGAAACTCATGTCTGCTAGGATTAAGGAACACGAAGCGAACATAGAAAAGGTCAACATGCAAATGCAACAGGCTCAAGCTCGTCATGACGTCACCATGCGCTTATTGCGCACAAAGGCTGCTTGGTACGATGCTCATTTAcgcaagttggaaaaacaactTCAAGATGGAGACGTTTCGCTCGTGGGCGAAGATGACGAGGAATATTTAGGTGACAGTTTTAACGAACTTGAAATGCAATATGAAGAAGATTGA